From the Dehalococcoidia bacterium genome, one window contains:
- the plsX gene encoding phosphate acyltransferase PlsX produces MIALDAVGGDRAPGEAVAGAVEAARQLRIPIALVGPRNVVENELARHADAPRLEIVEAGQIIAMDEPPTQAVRQKRDASINVAMRMLKSGEADAVVSAGNTGALVASALLNLGRLPGIHRPAIGALLPSTEHGVLLLDAGANAECKPSYLVQFAYMGSAYMERMFGISRPRVGLLNIGEEDNKGNDLAQDVYPKLKKANLNFVGNVEGKDIARNMVDVVVTDGFTGNVAVKMSEASVEFVLSQLKRVLGEGFRNRLAALALSDSLRGVIRRLDYSEYGGVPLLGVNGIVIAAHGRSDAKAFKNALRIAREAVGAGILEALSTIPRK; encoded by the coding sequence TTGATAGCGCTTGACGCCGTGGGCGGCGACCGCGCGCCGGGAGAGGCCGTCGCCGGCGCCGTCGAGGCGGCGAGACAGCTCAGGATTCCGATCGCCCTCGTCGGGCCGCGCAACGTGGTCGAGAACGAGCTGGCGCGCCACGCGGACGCGCCGCGGCTGGAGATCGTCGAGGCCGGCCAGATCATCGCCATGGACGAGCCGCCGACGCAGGCGGTGCGGCAGAAGCGCGACGCCTCCATAAACGTCGCCATGAGGATGCTCAAGAGCGGCGAGGCGGACGCGGTCGTCTCCGCCGGGAATACGGGGGCGCTTGTCGCCTCCGCGCTGCTGAACCTCGGCCGTCTTCCCGGCATCCACCGCCCGGCGATCGGCGCGCTCCTGCCTTCGACCGAGCACGGCGTGCTGCTCCTCGACGCCGGCGCCAACGCCGAATGCAAGCCGTCGTACCTGGTGCAGTTCGCCTACATGGGTTCGGCGTACATGGAGAGGATGTTCGGGATTAGCCGGCCGCGCGTCGGACTGCTCAACATCGGCGAAGAAGACAACAAAGGAAACGACCTGGCGCAGGACGTCTACCCGAAACTAAAGAAAGCGAACCTCAACTTCGTGGGCAACGTCGAGGGGAAGGACATCGCGCGCAACATGGTGGACGTCGTCGTCACCGACGGGTTCACGGGCAACGTGGCGGTGAAGATGAGCGAGGCGTCGGTGGAGTTCGTGCTGTCGCAGTTGAAGCGGGTCCTGGGCGAAGGGTTCCGGAACCGCCTGGCGGCGCTGGCGCTCAGCGACTCCCTTCGCGGCGTCATCCGGCGGCTCGACTACTCGGAATACGGCGGTGTTCCGCTGCTGGGGGTGAACGGCATCGTGATCGCCGCCCACGGCCGCAGCGACGCCAAAGCCTTCAAGAACGCCCTGCGGATCGCCAGGGAGGCCGTGGGCGCGGGCATACTCGAAGCGCTGTCGACGATCCCCAGGAAGTGA
- a CDS encoding metal-sensitive transcriptional regulator: MDETAEERKDKAILRLRRIEGQIRGIQKMLQDGRECEEVLTQLMAARSSIDQVGVLLMESHIEDCLFQDLAAADPARLRELKETLKTWTRFGLLPGASSPLGEP; this comes from the coding sequence ATGGATGAGACGGCGGAAGAGCGAAAAGACAAGGCCATTCTGCGGTTGCGGCGCATCGAGGGGCAGATCCGCGGCATACAGAAGATGCTACAGGATGGGCGCGAGTGCGAAGAGGTGCTGACGCAGCTCATGGCAGCGCGCAGCAGCATCGATCAGGTCGGCGTCCTGCTGATGGAGAGCCACATCGAAGACTGCCTGTTCCAGGACTTGGCGGCGGCGGACCCGGCTCGACTGCGCGAACTGAAAGAGACGCTCAAGACGTGGACGCGTTTCGGACTCCTGCCCGGCGCTTCCTCGCCGCTGGGAGAACCCTGA
- a CDS encoding class I SAM-dependent methyltransferase yields MTNSDPFDVIADYYDLDLDGFLGDLDLYENFARRADAPVLELGVGTGRLALPLAQAGFQVVGIDSSEAMLAIARRKAEEQRTAGLRLVKADMAGFSLDEKFGLAFCALGGFLHLPGQREQIETLRRVREHLLPDGVAVIDIPVLEAQEWEPGARALVLEWTRRRPDGVLVSKYVSVEADPAKQTQHVTQIYEEWGEAGSLRRRIATFEMRYPQRFEMELILKEAGLEQISLYGSYDLDPFDSRSQRMVFVAMAGQKRRRR; encoded by the coding sequence ATGACGAATTCCGATCCCTTCGACGTCATCGCCGACTACTACGACCTCGACCTCGACGGCTTCCTGGGGGATCTCGATCTGTACGAGAACTTCGCCCGCCGCGCCGACGCCCCCGTCCTCGAGCTGGGCGTGGGGACAGGGCGGCTGGCGCTCCCGCTGGCACAGGCGGGCTTCCAGGTCGTTGGGATCGACTCCTCGGAGGCGATGCTGGCGATCGCGCGGCGCAAGGCGGAAGAGCAGCGGACCGCGGGGCTGCGTCTCGTTAAGGCGGACATGGCCGGCTTCTCGCTCGATGAGAAATTCGGGCTGGCGTTCTGCGCCCTCGGTGGCTTCCTGCACCTCCCCGGGCAGCGGGAGCAAATCGAGACCCTGCGCCGTGTCCGCGAGCATCTGCTGCCTGACGGCGTGGCCGTCATCGACATTCCGGTTCTTGAAGCGCAGGAGTGGGAGCCGGGCGCGCGGGCGCTGGTGCTAGAATGGACGAGGCGGCGCCCCGACGGCGTGCTGGTCAGCAAGTACGTCAGCGTGGAGGCTGATCCCGCAAAGCAGACGCAGCATGTCACGCAAATCTACGAGGAATGGGGCGAAGCCGGCTCGCTGCGCCGCCGCATCGCAACGTTCGAGATGCGCTATCCGCAGCGGTTCGAGATGGAACTGATTTTGAAGGAGGCGGGCCTCGAGCAGATTTCCCTCTACGGTTCGTACGACCTCGACCCGTTCGATTCGCGGAGTCAGAGGATGGTGTTTGTCGCCATGGCCGGGCAGAAAAGGAGGCGGCGTTGA
- the trxA gene encoding thioredoxin, translating into MAAVKEVSDSTFERDVLKSNLPVMVDFWAPWCGPCRMVSPIVEELAGDYSGKVSFVKLNTDDNPVTASRYGIRSIPTLMIFKNGSVVGQVIGFRPKSDLKRQLDAVLAS; encoded by the coding sequence ATGGCAGCCGTCAAAGAAGTGAGCGACTCGACGTTCGAGCGCGATGTCCTGAAATCCAATTTGCCGGTGATGGTCGACTTCTGGGCCCCATGGTGCGGGCCCTGCCGCATGGTGTCGCCTATCGTTGAAGAGCTTGCGGGCGACTACTCCGGCAAGGTAAGCTTCGTGAAGCTCAATACTGACGACAACCCCGTGACCGCTTCGCGTTACGGGATCCGGAGCATACCTACGCTGATGATATTCAAGAACGGTAGCGTCGTCGGCCAGGTGATCGGGTTCAGGCCTAAGTCAGACCTCAAGCGGCAGCTAGACGCCGTACTGGCATCTTAA
- the lexA gene encoding transcriptional repressor LexA has protein sequence MKELSVKQRKILEFIRRFIRERDYPPSIRDIQIACGISSTSVVDYNLKALERMGYIRRDKEISRAIELLDGSGRRPRFVPVPIVGQIAAGRPIPVPEETADYSDTVEVDESVLRGKERVYALTVKGNSMIDALVSDGDVIVMEQTSSADDGDMVAVWLKREQETTLKKLYHEGERIRLQPANEAMEPIFTEPENVEVQGKVLYRLGRGF, from the coding sequence TTGAAGGAACTCTCGGTCAAGCAGCGAAAAATACTCGAATTCATACGCCGGTTCATAAGGGAACGAGACTATCCGCCCAGCATTCGCGACATTCAAATAGCCTGCGGCATAAGCAGCACTTCTGTGGTGGACTACAACCTCAAGGCCCTGGAGCGGATGGGGTACATACGCCGCGACAAGGAGATATCCCGCGCCATAGAACTTCTCGACGGCTCCGGGCGGCGGCCCCGCTTTGTGCCCGTCCCCATCGTAGGGCAGATCGCAGCCGGCCGGCCGATCCCCGTGCCCGAGGAGACAGCGGACTACTCGGACACCGTCGAAGTGGACGAGAGCGTGCTCCGGGGGAAGGAGCGGGTGTACGCGCTCACGGTCAAAGGCAACTCCATGATCGACGCGCTCGTCAGCGACGGCGACGTCATCGTCATGGAGCAGACGAGCAGCGCCGACGACGGGGACATGGTCGCAGTGTGGCTGAAGCGCGAGCAGGAAACGACGCTGAAGAAGCTGTACCACGAGGGGGAGCGCATCCGCCTTCAACCGGCCAACGAGGCAATGGAGCCAATCTTCACCGAGCCGGAGAACGTGGAGGTGCAGGGGAAGGTCCTGTACCGGTTGGGACGCGGCTTCTAG
- a CDS encoding FliA/WhiG family RNA polymerase sigma factor, whose amino-acid sequence MPSQADATAASIGSSPPDDQETALSQLVRDYMPLVRHVVNRILIGASSSSILQYEDMVSCGVQGLIEAYHSFDANKGAKFSTYALPRIRGSILDALRAAHPLPRSLQKFASDIEAATSALHNELGRGPSKAEIAERLGVPLPQFLNSLRHCNVRIVSLDNLADVAVNGNSERLCEMADEDPSIDPNRVVERSMVKTKLQEAVSNLPERERVIVQLYYIESKSLKSIGQALGISESRASQLRQRALRRLRAALMEDMPEAA is encoded by the coding sequence TTGCCTTCCCAAGCCGACGCCACAGCGGCCAGCATCGGCAGTTCTCCCCCTGACGACCAGGAAACCGCTCTCTCCCAGCTTGTACGTGATTACATGCCGTTGGTGCGCCACGTGGTCAACCGGATCCTCATCGGGGCGAGCAGCTCGTCCATCCTTCAGTACGAGGATATGGTGAGCTGCGGTGTGCAGGGGCTGATAGAGGCCTACCATTCGTTTGACGCGAACAAGGGGGCGAAGTTCTCGACCTACGCCCTGCCGCGCATCCGCGGCTCCATCCTCGATGCGCTGCGGGCCGCGCATCCGCTGCCGCGCTCTCTACAGAAGTTCGCCTCCGACATCGAGGCGGCGACAAGCGCTCTCCATAACGAGCTGGGCAGGGGCCCAAGCAAGGCGGAGATCGCCGAACGGCTCGGCGTGCCTCTGCCCCAGTTCCTGAACTCCCTTAGACACTGCAACGTCAGGATCGTGTCGCTCGACAATCTGGCGGACGTAGCGGTAAACGGCAACAGCGAAAGGCTCTGCGAAATGGCGGACGAGGACCCGAGCATCGACCCGAATCGGGTGGTGGAACGCTCGATGGTGAAGACAAAGCTTCAGGAAGCGGTGAGCAACCTCCCGGAACGGGAGAGAGTCATCGTGCAGCTCTATTACATCGAGTCGAAATCGCTGAAGAGCATCGGGCAGGCGCTGGGCATATCGGAATCGAGGGCGTCGCAGCTTCGTCAGCGGGCGCTGCGCCGGCTGCGGGCGGCGTTGATGGAAGACATGCCGGAAGCGGCGTAG
- the holA gene encoding DNA polymerase III subunit delta: MIHLFYGGDEFSLHEELAALKSRLDSDGMLADNTSRLDGRTLQPQELLAHCNTVPFLGAHRLVIVEGLLDRFETGRGSGRRRGGKGSREEMVAWKNAASALEAMPPTTVLVFIDGKISASNPLLRLLAPLAETREFQPLRQRDVPGWLARRARDMDVRISSGAIALLAELVGNDLRVLTQELTKLQLYATGREIVEDDVRLLVSSAREANVLAMVDAVIEGRSGHAARLLEQLRNEGAAPTYLLSMIVRQYRHLIMAKELTLAHLSPAEVGRRLNINSDFALRKVLEQANRYNMGQLERAYHCLLKADGAIKRGVYPGEGEAALDVLLSELAQVSRPPAPPQRVAPRR; encoded by the coding sequence ATGATCCACCTGTTTTACGGCGGCGATGAGTTCTCCCTGCACGAGGAGTTGGCGGCGCTCAAGTCGCGCCTCGATAGCGATGGCATGCTCGCCGATAACACCTCGCGCCTCGACGGGCGCACCCTCCAGCCGCAGGAGCTGCTCGCTCACTGCAACACCGTGCCTTTCCTCGGCGCCCACCGTCTGGTGATCGTCGAGGGTCTGCTCGATCGATTCGAAACGGGACGGGGAAGCGGCAGGCGGCGTGGGGGAAAGGGCTCGCGGGAGGAGATGGTGGCCTGGAAGAACGCCGCTAGCGCACTGGAAGCGATGCCGCCGACCACCGTCCTCGTCTTCATCGACGGGAAGATATCCGCCTCCAACCCGTTGCTCCGGCTGCTCGCCCCCCTCGCGGAGACGCGCGAGTTCCAACCGCTCCGCCAGAGGGACGTGCCCGGCTGGCTTGCTCGGCGCGCGCGTGACATGGACGTGCGCATCTCCAGCGGGGCGATAGCGCTCCTCGCCGAGCTCGTTGGGAACGATCTGCGAGTCCTGACGCAGGAGCTGACGAAGCTCCAGCTTTACGCGACCGGCAGGGAGATCGTCGAGGATGACGTGCGCCTGCTCGTAAGCTCGGCGCGGGAGGCCAACGTGCTCGCGATGGTGGACGCCGTGATCGAGGGCCGCAGCGGGCACGCCGCACGACTGCTCGAACAACTACGGAACGAGGGGGCAGCGCCCACTTACCTTCTCAGCATGATCGTCCGCCAGTACCGTCACCTCATCATGGCCAAGGAGCTCACGCTGGCCCACCTGTCGCCGGCGGAAGTCGGGCGCCGCCTCAACATCAACTCCGATTTCGCCCTTCGCAAGGTGCTGGAGCAGGCGAACCGCTACAACATGGGACAGCTCGAGAGGGCGTACCACTGCCTCTTGAAAGCGGACGGCGCGATAAAGCGCGGCGTCTACCCGGGAGAGGGCGAGGCGGCGCTCGATGTCCTCCTGAGCGAGCTGGCGCAGGTGTCGCGTCCGCCGGCGCCCCCGCAGCGGGTCGCCCCAAGGCGCTGA
- a CDS encoding PIG-L deacetylase family protein has protein sequence MTQAEGGPGEGRRRALAVAAHPDDTEFGCAGTAAAWTRQGWDFYYLICTNGNKGSSDPNMTPDRLAAIRQEEQRAAARVLGVKDVFFLNYEDGELTYNRQLLGDVVRYIRQIRPHAVFTHDPESIIIRDSFINHSDHRCAGLVAVDAVYPAARDRWNFPEHMEQGLEPHKVSELYIWAFDKANFSVDITEVMELKLQALAQHKSQFGDDPNFMRYIRERWRNEEGRHLEQFRRIVLMR, from the coding sequence TTGACGCAGGCAGAAGGTGGCCCCGGAGAAGGGCGCAGGAGGGCGTTGGCGGTGGCCGCTCACCCCGATGACACCGAGTTCGGGTGCGCCGGCACCGCCGCTGCCTGGACGCGACAAGGCTGGGACTTCTACTACCTCATCTGCACGAACGGGAACAAGGGCAGCAGCGACCCGAACATGACCCCCGATAGGCTGGCGGCGATACGGCAGGAGGAGCAGCGGGCGGCGGCCCGTGTTCTGGGCGTGAAAGACGTCTTCTTCCTGAACTACGAGGACGGCGAACTCACTTACAACCGACAGCTCCTCGGCGATGTGGTGCGTTATATTCGACAGATCCGGCCTCACGCCGTCTTCACCCACGACCCGGAATCGATAATCATCCGCGACAGCTTCATCAATCACTCCGACCACCGCTGCGCCGGCCTCGTAGCCGTCGACGCCGTCTATCCTGCGGCCCGCGACCGCTGGAACTTCCCCGAACACATGGAGCAGGGACTCGAGCCGCACAAAGTGAGCGAGCTGTACATCTGGGCGTTCGACAAGGCCAACTTCAGCGTTGACATAACAGAAGTCATGGAGTTAAAGCTTCAGGCGCTCGCGCAGCACAAGAGCCAGTTCGGGGACGACCCCAACTTCATGCGTTACATCCGCGAGCGCTGGCGCAACGAGGAAGGGCGCCACCTGGAGCAGTTCCGCCGCATCGTCCTGATGCGCTGA
- a CDS encoding PPOX class F420-dependent oxidoreductase, producing the protein MQKGDFARFKDERFLSLETFRKSGVGVKTPVWFAQEGDALYVWTVGDSGKVKRIRNNPRVNIAPCKRFGKVTGEWVPAQASVDASDAAVRHVEALLRRKLGLEFAVFRLVDRLRDRRRKSRRVCVKVSLSSAEEPASK; encoded by the coding sequence ATGCAAAAGGGGGACTTCGCCCGATTCAAGGATGAGCGGTTCTTAAGCCTTGAGACGTTTCGCAAGAGCGGCGTCGGTGTGAAGACCCCTGTCTGGTTTGCCCAGGAAGGCGATGCCCTGTACGTCTGGACCGTCGGCGACTCGGGGAAAGTCAAACGGATCCGCAACAACCCGCGCGTCAACATCGCGCCCTGCAAGCGGTTTGGGAAGGTTACAGGCGAATGGGTGCCGGCGCAGGCTTCGGTGGATGCTTCGGATGCCGCAGTACGGCACGTTGAGGCCCTGTTGCGCCGAAAGCTGGGTCTTGAGTTCGCGGTGTTCCGCCTGGTTGACCGGCTGAGGGACCGAAGAAGGAAATCGCGCCGCGTTTGTGTCAAGGTGTCGTTGTCGAGCGCGGAGGAGCCGGCGTCGAAGTGA
- a CDS encoding ABC transporter ATP-binding protein: MADAILAIEDLRTYYYASDGTAKAVDGVSLSLRRESTLAVVGESGCGKTTLGLSVLNLIPHPGRIVSGRILFEGSDIVKMGGEQLRELRGSRIGMIFQDPVSGLNPVLPIGVQVEEIITGHTSLSKKEARQRALQALRESGLPNAERLIRMYPFHLSGGMCQRVMIAIATVLRPTILIADEPTSALDVTVQAGILEQLNRLRRQGMSLLLITHDLGVVAQMADDVAVMYAGRIVEEGTAEQVFGNPRHPYSWALLQSLPRVDQIRKPLIPIRGAPPQLTELPDECAFVPRCPKATTACRTQPAPPLEEISPGHRVACFNPVYSED, translated from the coding sequence ATGGCGGACGCGATCCTCGCTATCGAAGACCTGCGCACCTACTACTACGCCAGCGACGGCACCGCGAAGGCGGTCGACGGCGTCAGCCTGAGCCTGCGCCGCGAGAGCACCCTCGCCGTCGTCGGCGAGAGCGGGTGCGGCAAGACAACTCTCGGCCTGTCGGTGCTCAATCTCATCCCTCACCCCGGCCGAATAGTCTCCGGGCGCATCCTGTTCGAGGGAAGCGACATCGTGAAGATGGGCGGCGAGCAACTACGGGAACTGCGCGGCAGCCGTATCGGTATGATCTTCCAGGACCCGGTCAGCGGGCTGAACCCCGTCCTCCCCATCGGCGTCCAAGTGGAGGAGATCATCACCGGCCACACGTCTCTATCGAAGAAGGAGGCGCGGCAGCGGGCGCTGCAGGCGCTGCGGGAATCCGGCCTGCCGAACGCCGAGCGCCTCATCCGCATGTACCCGTTCCACCTGTCAGGCGGCATGTGCCAGCGGGTGATGATCGCGATCGCCACCGTGCTGCGGCCCACGATCCTTATCGCCGACGAGCCCACGTCCGCCCTCGATGTGACCGTGCAGGCGGGGATACTGGAGCAGTTGAACCGTCTGCGGCGCCAGGGAATGTCGCTTCTGCTCATCACGCACGACCTGGGGGTCGTCGCCCAGATGGCGGACGACGTGGCGGTGATGTATGCGGGGCGCATCGTCGAAGAAGGGACGGCGGAGCAGGTGTTCGGCAACCCGCGGCACCCCTATTCGTGGGCGCTCCTCCAGAGCCTGCCCCGCGTCGACCAGATCAGGAAGCCGCTCATCCCCATACGGGGCGCGCCGCCCCAGCTCACTGAGCTGCCGGACGAATGCGCCTTCGTCCCCCGCTGCCCCAAAGCGACGACCGCCTGCCGCACACAGCCGGCGCCGCCCCTGGAGGAGATATCTCCGGGGCACAGGGTCGCCTGCTTTAACCCCGTCTATTCGGAAGACTGA
- the trxB gene encoding thioredoxin-disulfide reductase yields the protein MARECDVVIIGGGPAGLAAGIYAARARRCAFLIEKEIPGGQIALAATVENYPGFPDGVNGFDLSQAMKAQGEKYGLSVVFAEVTEITSSGRLHVVHTSDGDYITKAVILTSGAAYRRLGVPGEERLTGRGVSYCATCDAAFFKDQEVAVVGGGDSAIDEGLTVSRYASKVYVIHRRNQLRATPILQERAFAEPKMQFIWDTVVTEITGDEQVTGVRLRNVKTGAESELSVAGVFVFIGQQPSTDYLGGRLRLDEGGRVFVNEWMETEIPGIFAAGDVRRNAARQIVSAAGDGATAAIRADQYISENFSE from the coding sequence GTGGCAAGGGAATGCGACGTCGTGATCATCGGCGGGGGGCCGGCCGGGCTCGCGGCAGGGATATACGCCGCCCGCGCGAGGCGCTGCGCTTTCCTCATCGAGAAAGAGATTCCGGGAGGCCAGATTGCCCTCGCTGCCACGGTCGAGAATTACCCCGGCTTCCCCGACGGCGTCAACGGCTTTGACCTCTCTCAGGCGATGAAGGCGCAGGGCGAGAAGTACGGGCTGAGCGTCGTGTTCGCGGAGGTGACCGAAATCACAAGCAGCGGCCGGCTTCACGTGGTGCACACGAGCGATGGAGACTACATAACGAAAGCTGTTATACTTACAAGCGGCGCCGCGTATCGGAGGCTTGGCGTGCCTGGTGAGGAGCGGCTCACAGGGCGTGGCGTCTCCTACTGCGCTACCTGCGATGCGGCCTTCTTCAAAGACCAGGAGGTCGCGGTCGTGGGCGGCGGCGATTCGGCAATCGACGAAGGGCTTACGGTCAGTCGGTACGCATCGAAGGTCTACGTGATTCATCGCCGCAATCAGCTCCGCGCCACGCCGATCCTCCAGGAGCGCGCCTTCGCCGAGCCGAAGATGCAGTTCATCTGGGACACCGTGGTCACGGAAATAACAGGCGATGAACAGGTGACGGGGGTGCGGCTGCGCAACGTGAAAACAGGCGCTGAATCGGAGTTGAGCGTGGCGGGCGTGTTCGTATTCATCGGGCAGCAGCCGAGCACCGATTACCTGGGCGGACGGCTCAGGCTCGACGAGGGTGGGCGCGTTTTCGTGAACGAGTGGATGGAGACGGAGATTCCCGGCATCTTTGCCGCCGGAGACGTCCGCCGGAACGCCGCGCGCCAGATCGTGAGCGCCGCCGGCGACGGCGCGACGGCCGCCATCCGGGCGGACCAGTACATAAGCGAGAACTTCAGCGAGTAG
- a CDS encoding ATP-binding protein, which produces MTAAPDILRSEREALRLLFEPLRPLVGFDAVAAVLCFEKQDYPLLFTTGAVDQGFAEALADDLVDSVRRFSGDSHAGCARGPLQIVPLARDKTPTGPAWKGPALSSLDAPLIVKGRVMGLVRVIAAGENAFEGEKSTLVYAAAHQASSLLESRDEARADEKERSQSLVDGLEDGVIVLGRDMRPLLLNKAAKKLLDAYWGRGATSLEQTPLAALAQQALEQGGDAVEQEFVIGEDSQRRLSVRATLLDEAGGEGGILLVLRDVTEEHLMQERLLQSEKMASVGQLVSGVAHELNNPLTGVTGFAQLLLARDLDAQTRRDVETIYGEAQRAAKIVENLLAFARRRKAQKGLVDLNALLERVLELRSYDLRVKNIDLELDLDPRLPRTMADPDQIQQVFFNIITNAEHSMLSARGKGKLRVRSRADKGFVRLTFADDGVGIPPENVRRVFDPFFTTKEGGQGTGLGLTISYGIIDEHGGRIRVESRPGKGAAFTVELPIVSGPELPAPEPETPHAAPVEVSRRILVVDDEESILTLLTDVLTGDGHRVDRARNGDEAAALLAKYAYDLLITDIKMPGMSGQALYRHVKEMDSELAKNTVFITGDTVSAETRTFLQRIDNPCLPKPFSIGDVRKVVRQILGEGS; this is translated from the coding sequence GTGACGGCGGCCCCGGACATCCTGAGAAGCGAGCGTGAAGCGCTGCGGCTCCTGTTCGAGCCGCTGCGGCCGCTGGTCGGCTTCGACGCTGTTGCGGCCGTCCTCTGCTTCGAGAAGCAGGACTACCCCCTCCTTTTCACGACAGGCGCCGTAGACCAGGGGTTTGCCGAGGCCCTGGCCGACGACCTCGTCGATAGCGTTCGCCGGTTCTCGGGCGACTCTCATGCGGGGTGCGCGAGAGGGCCGCTGCAAATCGTCCCGCTAGCCAGGGACAAGACGCCCACAGGCCCGGCGTGGAAAGGCCCCGCCCTGTCATCGTTGGACGCGCCGCTCATCGTAAAGGGAAGGGTGATGGGCCTGGTGCGGGTGATCGCGGCCGGGGAGAACGCTTTCGAAGGCGAGAAAAGTACTCTCGTCTACGCCGCCGCCCACCAGGCATCGTCCCTCCTCGAAAGCCGCGACGAGGCCCGAGCGGATGAGAAGGAGCGGTCGCAGTCGCTCGTCGACGGGCTGGAAGACGGCGTGATCGTCCTTGGCAGGGACATGCGCCCGTTGCTCCTCAACAAGGCGGCGAAGAAGCTGCTGGACGCCTATTGGGGCCGAGGCGCCACGAGCCTCGAGCAGACGCCCCTGGCAGCCCTCGCACAGCAGGCGCTGGAACAGGGAGGGGACGCCGTCGAGCAGGAGTTCGTGATCGGCGAGGACAGCCAGCGGCGCCTCTCGGTGAGGGCTACGCTCCTCGACGAAGCGGGCGGCGAGGGCGGCATCCTGCTGGTCCTGCGCGACGTCACCGAAGAGCACCTCATGCAGGAGCGCCTCCTCCAATCGGAGAAGATGGCCAGCGTCGGCCAGCTCGTCTCGGGCGTGGCGCACGAGCTGAACAACCCCCTCACGGGCGTCACCGGCTTCGCCCAGTTGCTGCTGGCTCGGGACCTCGACGCCCAGACGCGGCGCGACGTCGAGACCATCTACGGCGAGGCGCAGCGGGCGGCGAAGATAGTGGAGAACCTGCTCGCCTTCGCCCGGCGCCGAAAAGCGCAAAAGGGGCTCGTGGACCTGAACGCCCTGCTCGAACGCGTGCTCGAGCTGCGCAGCTACGACCTGCGGGTGAAGAACATCGACCTCGAGCTGGACCTCGACCCGCGCCTTCCGCGCACCATGGCCGACCCCGACCAGATCCAGCAAGTCTTCTTCAACATCATCACCAATGCGGAGCACTCCATGCTGAGCGCGCGCGGCAAGGGAAAGCTGCGCGTGCGCTCGCGAGCCGACAAAGGCTTTGTGCGGCTGACGTTTGCCGACGACGGCGTGGGCATACCGCCCGAGAACGTGCGCCGCGTCTTCGACCCCTTCTTCACCACGAAGGAAGGGGGACAGGGGACAGGGCTGGGTCTCACGATATCTTACGGGATAATTGATGAGCACGGCGGCCGCATACGGGTGGAGAGCAGGCCGGGAAAGGGCGCCGCTTTCACCGTCGAGCTGCCCATTGTGAGCGGGCCGGAGTTGCCCGCTCCGGAGCCGGAGACCCCGCACGCGGCGCCCGTCGAGGTCAGCAGGCGTATTCTCGTGGTCGACGACGAGGAGAGCATCCTGACGCTGCTGACGGACGTGCTGACTGGCGACGGGCACCGAGTCGACAGGGCGCGCAACGGCGACGAAGCGGCGGCGCTGCTGGCGAAGTACGCCTACGATCTCCTCATCACAGATATCAAGATGCCCGGCATGAGCGGCCAGGCGCTCTACCGCCACGTGAAAGAGATGGACTCGGAGCTGGCGAAGAATACCGTCTTCATCACCGGCGACACGGTCAGCGCCGAGACCCGCACCTTCCTCCAGCGCATCGATAACCCCTGCCTGCCGAAGCCTTTCAGCATCGGCGACGTGCGGAAGGTCGTGAGGCAGATCCTGGGAGAGGGCAGCTAA